From the Shewanella amazonensis SB2B genome, one window contains:
- a CDS encoding response regulator, with protein MQDLKPLILVVDDEAANLRVLKQILQDEYQLSFAKSGQEALRLVGQKRPDLILLDIMMPDMTGLDLCKLLKANPQSAGIPVIFVTALNDEADEATGFAAGAVDYITKPVSSAIVRARVRTHLSLVQAEELKVTRLKIIQRLGRAAEFKDNETGMHVMRMSHYAKVLARAYGLGESHADMLLHAAPMHDIGKIGIADHILLKPGKLTEEEFEVMKTHPQIGADIIGEDDSLLMQMARTVALTHHEKWDGSGYPRGIAGEAIPVEGRIVAIADVFDALTSDRPYKKAWSIEDTLRLMREQKGRHFEPLLVELLEQNLDKILDIKQTFVDE; from the coding sequence ATGCAGGACCTCAAGCCCCTCATTCTGGTGGTAGACGACGAAGCGGCCAACTTAAGGGTGCTCAAACAGATACTGCAGGATGAGTATCAGCTGAGCTTTGCCAAAAGTGGCCAGGAGGCGCTGCGCCTGGTGGGGCAAAAGCGGCCTGATCTTATCCTGCTTGATATCATGATGCCCGATATGACAGGGCTGGATCTGTGCAAACTGCTCAAGGCCAATCCCCAGAGCGCCGGTATTCCGGTGATTTTTGTCACCGCCCTCAACGACGAGGCCGACGAGGCCACGGGCTTTGCCGCCGGTGCAGTGGATTACATCACCAAGCCGGTGTCCAGCGCCATTGTCAGGGCACGGGTGCGGACTCACCTGTCGCTGGTGCAGGCCGAAGAGCTAAAGGTTACCCGGCTTAAAATCATCCAGCGCCTCGGCCGCGCTGCCGAATTCAAAGATAATGAAACCGGCATGCACGTCATGCGCATGAGCCACTATGCCAAGGTGCTCGCCCGTGCCTATGGCCTTGGCGAAAGTCATGCCGACATGTTGCTGCACGCAGCACCCATGCACGATATAGGTAAAATCGGCATCGCAGACCACATACTGCTCAAGCCCGGCAAACTCACCGAAGAAGAGTTCGAGGTGATGAAAACCCATCCGCAAATCGGCGCGGATATCATAGGGGAAGATGACTCACTGCTGATGCAAATGGCCCGCACCGTGGCCCTCACCCACCACGAAAAATGGGACGGCAGCGGCTACCCCAGGGGTATTGCCGGTGAGGCCATTCCGGTAGAGGGGCGCATTGTTGCCATCGCCGATGTGTTCGATGCCCTCACCAGCGACCGCCCCTACAAAAAGGCCTGGAGCATAGAAGACACACTACGCCTGATGCGGGAGCAAAAAGGCCGCCACTTCGAGCCCCTGCTGGTGGAGCTGCTGGAGCAAAACCTCGACAAGATCCTCGACATCAAACAAACCTTTGTGGACGAATAG
- a CDS encoding MFS transporter — MTNPLRTFASLYSTTLLTVLAGGLLTTYLGLKLSAMQVPQIWIGAMMSAYYAGLVAGSKIGHRLIARVGHIRAFVASAGIVTASALGHALVDDLSIWIVLRLLVGLGMMCQYMVLESWLNEQADNSQRGTVFASYMIVSYLALILGQGAISLYPDLGLEPLLLIAICFALCIVPIALTRRIHPAPLVPAPLNVTHFFKKAPQALTTVAIGSMIVGSFYGLAPAYASNLGLDPQQVASFMTATIAAGLLAQWPMGKLSDRMSRSRLIRTNCLLLGVLTLGIAITPYQPTVALVMTFLFGILGFTLYPLATALANSRVEQSERVGLSATILLTFGLGACIGPLIASTLMQWLGNSMLYGFMSACTLVLFAGLNYINARQKAEEPSTNDYIMATGDLVSSPLAAALDPRVDIESVQEQMTPTAGDDIADANAYIDEDDYVDEGDSADNDISDNDEPTGDIDNATDQPDAFINEQDFIAEPEPAMVQEKAPPANRGTSTETEPEEVQPDDSAESNWTAGPKSKS, encoded by the coding sequence ATGACCAACCCATTGCGGACCTTTGCGTCCCTGTACAGCACCACCCTCTTGACTGTGCTGGCCGGGGGCCTGTTGACCACCTATCTGGGCCTGAAACTGTCGGCCATGCAGGTGCCCCAGATTTGGATTGGTGCCATGATGTCGGCCTACTACGCCGGTCTGGTGGCGGGCTCCAAGATTGGCCACCGGCTTATTGCCCGGGTGGGCCATATCCGCGCCTTTGTAGCCAGTGCCGGTATAGTCACCGCCTCCGCCCTTGGGCATGCCCTGGTCGACGACCTCTCGATTTGGATAGTGCTGCGCCTCTTGGTGGGACTTGGCATGATGTGTCAGTACATGGTGCTGGAAAGCTGGCTCAACGAGCAGGCCGACAACAGCCAGCGCGGCACTGTCTTCGCAAGTTATATGATTGTCTCTTATTTGGCGCTGATTTTGGGTCAGGGTGCCATCAGCCTCTATCCGGATTTGGGGCTGGAGCCACTCCTGCTAATCGCCATCTGTTTTGCCCTGTGCATAGTACCCATTGCCCTCACCCGCCGCATTCACCCGGCGCCCCTGGTACCCGCGCCCCTTAACGTGACTCATTTTTTCAAAAAGGCGCCACAGGCACTCACCACGGTCGCCATTGGCAGCATGATAGTGGGCTCCTTTTACGGCTTGGCGCCCGCCTATGCCAGTAATCTGGGGTTGGATCCGCAGCAAGTGGCGAGCTTTATGACAGCCACCATAGCCGCTGGCCTGCTGGCCCAGTGGCCCATGGGCAAGCTGTCGGACCGGATGTCCCGCAGCCGATTGATTCGAACCAACTGCCTGCTGCTTGGGGTGCTCACCCTGGGCATCGCCATCACCCCTTACCAGCCCACGGTGGCGCTGGTGATGACCTTCCTGTTCGGCATACTCGGTTTTACCCTGTACCCGCTGGCCACGGCACTGGCCAACTCGCGGGTGGAGCAAAGCGAGCGGGTGGGGCTGTCTGCCACTATTTTGCTTACCTTCGGCCTTGGCGCCTGTATCGGCCCCCTGATTGCCTCGACCCTAATGCAGTGGCTGGGCAACAGCATGCTCTACGGCTTTATGTCGGCCTGCACCCTGGTACTCTTTGCCGGGCTTAACTACATCAATGCCCGTCAGAAAGCGGAAGAGCCCTCCACCAATGACTACATCATGGCCACCGGCGACCTGGTATCGTCACCTCTGGCCGCCGCCCTCGACCCCCGTGTGGATATCGAATCAGTTCAGGAGCAGATGACCCCAACTGCCGGTGACGACATTGCCGATGCCAATGCCTACATAGATGAGGATGACTATGTCGATGAGGGTGACAGCGCAGATAACGACATCAGCGACAATGATGAGCCAACCGGCGATATAGACAACGCCACCGACCAGCCCGACGCCTTTATCAACGAACAGGACTTTATCGCCGAACCCGAGCCTGCGATGGTTCAGGAGAAAGCACCTCCAGCGAATAGAGGGACGTCAACCGAAACTGAGCCAGAGGAGGTCCAGCCGGACGATTCAGCCGAATCGAACTGGACTGCTGGCCCGAAGAGTAAAAGCTGA
- a CDS encoding carboxypeptidase-like regulatory domain-containing protein, producing the protein MQLQSLALAALFGALALSPSAYAEQIKIQNVHFDADSNQLMVKAKIDGHHHGQDGAGDAYVEIVDAANPGFVLSAFQTPKQIHSKIDAASLAFMPCQVGIVVNGDMDNMAIADVKNVPGSCGGFAVTIRGLITDEPIPYATVSVTLNGNTFTTVADENGAYSLDVLTTNIEQLLLIESSATNSETGDSIDFVNLVGSFAKVLSEDDPINVTNLTTAKYSLVLEANGGEQPTTLAELEQAETAVDATELFQLAAIIKLIVDDPGYQLPEGYDSILDFIADEGAVDTFVASTPPEALEQALADILADSNLVAGFSAADVPSLYYAISTTSPGYLSRSGSALEFDNVGMTGTALSFLQWNGQPINQDFSWAVVSGRIEVSYSAPLMTEELSDSIEYVTDNQAEIDAYYAGGGATENFITHRTLTQRAYTRVVDGSLVDVVSVESRSELSTPPIPLSDGTFLTIAQPKLVLETANVNFRANYDISNIPFVSNCSAGDTCVSGLWAGQYHYSEGTRVYDDYVLPNTAYAEAMQFVADGTVSGKISNVNANWTVDGEGRLVITYPDGMTQTSQILDKLGIELGVFSVFENAGERFAAYDIWVKGDANLQLGANELQPSSASHFWVGEINSWIPGSVDAMGLLSYERLWGWQFGATEVQNTYAAGDWSAPDGDGLSSMPFVQDAPVPYAVTADYVSISRFPFAERYWYPINSQVIDGDRVFYVVEREERNGEAYGRAPGYRTFIPARINIERERNMADYTNVAR; encoded by the coding sequence ATGCAACTCCAATCACTTGCGTTGGCAGCGCTGTTCGGTGCGCTGGCGCTCTCTCCCTCGGCTTATGCCGAACAAATTAAAATTCAGAATGTGCACTTTGATGCCGACAGCAATCAGCTGATGGTGAAGGCCAAAATCGATGGTCACCACCATGGGCAGGACGGTGCCGGTGATGCCTATGTCGAGATAGTGGATGCCGCCAATCCGGGGTTTGTATTGAGCGCCTTTCAAACGCCAAAACAGATCCACAGTAAAATCGATGCCGCGAGCCTGGCGTTCATGCCCTGTCAGGTAGGCATAGTGGTGAACGGCGACATGGACAATATGGCCATCGCCGATGTGAAAAATGTGCCGGGCAGCTGCGGCGGTTTTGCAGTAACCATTAGGGGGCTTATCACCGATGAACCCATTCCTTACGCCACGGTGTCGGTTACGCTCAACGGCAACACCTTTACCACGGTGGCGGATGAAAACGGCGCCTACAGTCTGGATGTGCTCACCACCAACATAGAGCAGCTGCTGCTGATTGAATCCTCGGCCACCAATAGCGAGACCGGCGATAGCATCGACTTTGTCAATCTGGTGGGCAGTTTTGCCAAGGTGCTCAGTGAAGATGACCCCATCAATGTGACCAACCTGACCACCGCCAAATACAGCCTGGTGCTGGAAGCCAATGGCGGCGAGCAGCCAACCACACTGGCTGAGCTGGAGCAGGCCGAAACCGCGGTGGATGCCACTGAGCTGTTTCAGTTGGCGGCCATCATCAAGCTGATTGTGGATGATCCCGGTTATCAACTGCCAGAGGGCTATGACAGCATTCTCGACTTTATTGCCGATGAGGGCGCGGTGGACACCTTTGTAGCCAGCACCCCGCCTGAGGCGCTGGAGCAGGCGCTTGCGGATATTCTGGCCGACAGCAATCTGGTGGCAGGCTTCAGCGCTGCCGATGTGCCCAGCCTCTATTACGCCATCAGCACCACCAGCCCCGGTTATCTGTCCCGCAGCGGCTCTGCGCTGGAGTTTGACAACGTGGGCATGACAGGCACGGCGCTGAGTTTTCTGCAGTGGAACGGCCAGCCCATTAATCAGGACTTCAGCTGGGCCGTAGTAAGTGGTCGCATTGAGGTGAGTTACAGTGCGCCACTGATGACCGAAGAGCTATCGGACAGCATCGAGTATGTGACTGACAATCAAGCGGAAATCGATGCCTATTATGCAGGTGGCGGCGCGACTGAGAATTTTATTACCCATCGCACCCTTACCCAAAGAGCCTACACCAGGGTGGTGGATGGCAGTTTGGTGGATGTGGTGTCGGTGGAATCGCGAAGCGAGCTCTCCACACCGCCCATTCCCCTCAGTGATGGCACATTCCTCACCATTGCCCAACCGAAGCTGGTGCTGGAAACCGCGAACGTAAATTTCCGCGCCAATTATGACATCAGCAATATTCCCTTTGTCAGCAATTGCAGCGCGGGGGATACCTGTGTCTCCGGCCTGTGGGCGGGGCAATATCATTATTCCGAAGGCACGCGGGTGTATGACGACTATGTGCTCCCCAATACCGCCTATGCCGAAGCCATGCAGTTTGTGGCGGATGGCACAGTGAGTGGCAAAATCTCCAATGTGAACGCCAACTGGACGGTGGACGGCGAGGGCAGGTTGGTGATCACTTACCCCGATGGCATGACCCAAACCAGCCAGATCCTCGATAAGCTCGGCATTGAGCTGGGGGTCTTCTCGGTGTTTGAAAATGCCGGTGAGCGATTTGCAGCCTACGATATCTGGGTGAAAGGCGATGCCAACTTACAACTGGGTGCGAACGAGTTGCAGCCAAGTTCCGCCAGCCATTTCTGGGTGGGGGAAATCAACAGCTGGATACCGGGTTCGGTGGATGCTATGGGGCTGCTCAGTTACGAGCGTTTATGGGGTTGGCAGTTTGGGGCAACCGAGGTGCAAAACACCTATGCCGCTGGCGACTGGAGTGCGCCCGATGGCGATGGTCTCAGCAGTATGCCCTTTGTTCAGGATGCACCTGTTCCTTACGCAGTGACCGCAGACTATGTGAGTATCTCGCGTTTTCCTTTTGCCGAGCGCTATTGGTATCCCATCAACAGCCAGGTGATTGATGGCGATAGAGTGTTTTACGTGGTGGAGCGAGAGGAGCGGAATGGCGAGGCCTATGGCCGTGCCCCGGGCTATCGCACCTTTATTCCGGCGCGGATTAACATAGAGCGCGAGCGGAATATGGCGGATTACACCAACGTGGCCCGCTGA
- a CDS encoding methylamine utilization protein has product MILNRVLLTSVLSIAMYFTPLSQAADLRIRVVDSQQLAITDAAVELISDAIPATTAAGEHYEMSQKNRTFTPFVLAIPKGARVDFPNLDRTRHHVYSFSEAKPFELKLYVGKAEAPILFDKPGLVALGCNIHDYMQAFIYVADSPMVAVTDEKGEIHFTDVPSGQYRIKLWHPWQREVSEPSELSITTAAQTLTLAMDIERQAKPSAPPSGFGQFDVK; this is encoded by the coding sequence ATGATCTTAAATCGCGTTTTATTGACATCCGTACTCAGCATCGCAATGTATTTTACGCCGCTATCCCAGGCCGCTGACCTTCGTATTCGCGTGGTGGACTCACAACAACTGGCCATAACAGATGCGGCGGTAGAATTGATTTCAGATGCGATACCCGCCACAACAGCAGCTGGTGAACATTATGAAATGTCGCAAAAAAACCGTACGTTTACTCCCTTTGTGCTGGCGATCCCCAAAGGGGCCAGGGTAGATTTTCCCAATCTGGATCGCACCCGCCACCATGTGTATTCCTTTTCCGAAGCCAAGCCGTTTGAGTTGAAACTCTATGTGGGCAAGGCCGAAGCCCCTATCCTGTTTGATAAACCCGGTCTGGTCGCACTTGGCTGCAATATTCACGACTATATGCAAGCCTTTATTTATGTCGCCGACAGCCCAATGGTGGCTGTGACCGACGAAAAAGGGGAAATCCACTTTACCGATGTGCCCTCCGGCCAATATCGCATCAAGCTCTGGCATCCATGGCAGAGGGAGGTTTCTGAGCCGAGTGAACTCAGCATAACCACAGCGGCACAGACGCTCACGCTGGCCATGGATATCGAACGTCAGGCTAAACCCTCAGCCCCACCATCGGGATTTGGTCAATTCGATGTTAAATAG
- a CDS encoding bifunctional diguanylate cyclase/phosphodiesterase, with amino-acid sequence MLNSFRARLILVFFTVLTLVQFATAFSVLTATQRDNFLQQQKSLEIGANVFREVLSNRGIQLSQSLSVLSADFGFKRAIATREQETIESVLSNHGARIGADAAVLLSPKGELLTSSLPGLTQDDIQSLFQLTINNANALAILEFDHASYQFVQQPVKAPTLIAWVGMGFLLDEKVASQAKAITGIDVSFVNQTKGRTEIASTLSSSEKQTVIAQANQFPSLLTLPSETIPADHLSMAIKLYEHNGNQLALLHQSNLKWQQSYQQLRNNMLAIFALTLALAIAVAIWLSGSLTEPVHRLVLYARQIGQGKQPESIQGAPAELRVLAKSLSLMRDDIEAREKDLVYQSRHDSLTGLLNRFAAKQYLTDLKQHLSGTIVLLDIKHFRHINDIIGFANADALLLLFARRLEQLAPKADMLARLDGDSFLLLYRQSISHDLLLKSLDMLEAPFPIQGSNISLGVRAGLLEIDGNGADIDVLMRRAEIALNQACLQEQRIVSYRAGDDEKYQRELTLIRDLPIGLAQDQLYLVFQPKIDLRLNRCTGAEALIRWQHPTLGFIPPDEFIQLAENSGNIDIISQWVLKQAIKQLVAWQQRGVALKLAINLSAHDLSDTRLPNQISTLLKDNHLPSGVLCIEVTEGAVMTDAQTVVGVLQQFRDMGVSVAIDDFGTGHSSLAYLKMLPVDEVKIDRSFIQHIHSNSQDAMIVNTSIQLIHGLGFSVVAEGVEDEAGVDMLRKLNCDIIQGYVFSKPLKAAEFDQWFDAFHGKGTGEI; translated from the coding sequence ATGTTAAATAGTTTTCGTGCCCGGCTGATTTTGGTTTTCTTTACCGTGCTGACTTTGGTGCAGTTTGCCACGGCATTTTCGGTGCTGACGGCAACCCAGAGAGATAACTTTTTACAGCAACAAAAGAGCCTTGAAATCGGCGCGAATGTGTTTCGTGAAGTGCTGTCCAATCGCGGTATTCAGCTCAGTCAAAGCCTGTCGGTGCTCAGTGCCGACTTTGGCTTTAAGCGTGCCATTGCAACGAGAGAGCAAGAAACCATTGAGTCGGTATTGTCCAATCATGGTGCCCGTATCGGGGCTGATGCGGCCGTCTTGTTGTCACCCAAGGGAGAACTGTTAACCTCAAGCCTGCCGGGGCTGACGCAGGATGATATACAGTCGCTGTTCCAATTGACCATCAACAACGCCAATGCCCTGGCGATTCTCGAGTTTGACCATGCCAGTTATCAATTCGTGCAGCAGCCCGTGAAAGCCCCAACCCTGATAGCCTGGGTTGGCATGGGCTTTCTGCTCGATGAAAAAGTGGCCAGCCAAGCCAAAGCCATTACCGGAATTGATGTCAGCTTTGTTAATCAAACCAAGGGCCGGACAGAAATAGCCTCCACCTTATCCAGCAGCGAAAAACAGACAGTGATTGCACAGGCAAACCAATTCCCAAGCCTGTTAACGCTGCCCAGCGAGACCATTCCTGCGGACCATTTATCCATGGCAATCAAGCTGTATGAGCATAATGGCAACCAGTTGGCGCTGCTGCACCAGTCAAACCTCAAGTGGCAACAAAGTTATCAGCAGCTGCGCAATAACATGCTCGCTATCTTTGCCCTGACACTGGCGCTGGCGATTGCCGTGGCCATTTGGTTGTCGGGCAGTTTGACTGAGCCAGTTCATCGATTGGTGCTATATGCCCGTCAAATTGGTCAGGGTAAGCAGCCGGAAAGCATTCAGGGTGCCCCAGCGGAATTACGTGTCTTGGCCAAAAGCTTGTCTTTGATGCGGGATGATATTGAGGCGCGCGAAAAAGACTTGGTATACCAGTCTCGCCACGACAGTTTGACAGGCTTGCTGAATCGTTTCGCGGCAAAACAGTATTTAACCGACCTTAAACAGCATCTGTCCGGCACCATAGTATTGCTGGATATCAAGCATTTTCGCCATATCAACGACATTATTGGGTTTGCCAACGCCGATGCCTTATTGCTGCTGTTTGCCCGCCGTCTGGAGCAGCTGGCACCCAAAGCGGATATGCTGGCCCGGTTGGATGGCGATTCGTTTTTACTCCTTTACCGCCAGAGTATTTCGCACGACCTCTTACTCAAATCCCTGGATATGTTGGAGGCGCCCTTTCCTATTCAGGGTTCCAATATCTCCCTTGGGGTGCGGGCAGGATTGCTCGAAATCGATGGCAATGGTGCCGACATTGATGTGTTAATGCGCCGCGCCGAAATTGCCCTCAATCAGGCCTGTCTTCAGGAGCAGCGTATCGTCAGTTATCGTGCAGGCGACGATGAAAAGTACCAGCGAGAACTTACGCTTATCCGTGATTTACCCATAGGGCTGGCCCAGGACCAACTCTATCTGGTGTTTCAGCCCAAAATTGACCTGCGCCTCAATCGCTGCACGGGTGCCGAGGCATTAATTCGATGGCAACACCCAACGCTGGGTTTTATTCCCCCCGATGAATTTATTCAGCTCGCCGAAAACTCGGGCAACATTGATATCATCAGCCAATGGGTATTGAAGCAAGCCATCAAGCAGTTGGTTGCATGGCAGCAGCGGGGGGTGGCGCTGAAATTAGCCATTAACCTCTCGGCCCATGATTTGAGTGATACCCGCTTGCCAAACCAGATTTCCACCCTCTTAAAAGACAATCATCTGCCAAGCGGCGTGCTCTGTATTGAAGTTACCGAAGGCGCTGTGATGACAGACGCGCAAACCGTAGTGGGTGTATTGCAGCAATTCCGCGACATGGGTGTGTCGGTTGCTATTGATGATTTTGGTACCGGGCATTCATCGTTGGCGTATTTGAAAATGTTGCCCGTCGATGAAGTGAAAATTGACCGCAGCTTCATCCAACATATCCACAGCAACAGCCAGGACGCCATGATAGTCAATACCAGTATTCAGCTGATCCACGGCCTGGGTTTCAGCGTGGTGGCCGAGGGCGTCGAAGATGAGGCAGGGGTTGACATGCTTCGCAAGCTTAACTGCGACATCATCCAGGGCTACGTATTTTCCAAGCCCTTGAAAGCGGCCGAATTTGACCAGTGGTTTGACGCCTTTCATGGAAAAGGCACCGGAGAGATTTGA
- a CDS encoding DUF3034 family protein → MNTMKLSLSARRYIRALLCLLCPLGIGAIAPAMAEDSRVIATGGASMIEGSAGGGIVPWAVINGYGSSEEWSATAMATGVYVDDFTLKVMGASVSYDNRFELSVARQTFDLDTLGGELGQDILGVKYKLAGELLYTAMPQITLGAQYKKVDDFTLPQAVGARSDWGIDVYLAASKVFFDVVAGRNILINGTLRATKANQTGLLGFGTESNNDYHLMLEASAAILLTDNLALGIEYRQKPSELGFAREDDWQDIFLAWFINKHLSVVTAYADLGSIAGFDNQQGWYLSLEGAL, encoded by the coding sequence ATGAACACAATGAAGTTGAGCTTATCGGCCCGGCGCTATATCAGGGCGCTGCTTTGCCTGCTGTGCCCGCTTGGGATAGGGGCCATTGCGCCTGCCATGGCTGAGGACAGCCGCGTGATTGCCACTGGCGGCGCCTCTATGATTGAGGGCAGTGCCGGTGGTGGCATAGTGCCCTGGGCCGTGATCAATGGTTATGGCAGCAGCGAAGAGTGGTCGGCTACCGCCATGGCAACCGGCGTTTATGTGGATGATTTTACGCTGAAAGTAATGGGCGCCTCCGTCAGCTATGACAATCGGTTTGAGCTGAGTGTCGCAAGGCAAACCTTTGATTTGGACACACTGGGCGGCGAGCTTGGCCAGGATATCCTGGGGGTCAAATACAAACTTGCCGGCGAGCTGTTATATACCGCCATGCCACAAATTACCCTGGGCGCCCAGTATAAAAAAGTGGATGACTTTACCCTTCCTCAGGCCGTTGGCGCCCGCAGTGACTGGGGCATTGATGTTTACCTTGCCGCCAGTAAAGTATTTTTTGATGTGGTCGCGGGACGAAACATCCTCATCAACGGCACCTTGCGTGCAACAAAAGCAAACCAAACGGGCCTGCTGGGGTTCGGCACTGAATCCAACAACGATTATCACCTTATGCTGGAAGCGTCTGCAGCGATACTGCTCACCGACAATTTGGCGCTGGGCATTGAATATCGTCAAAAACCGAGTGAACTGGGGTTTGCCCGTGAAGATGATTGGCAGGACATATTTTTAGCCTGGTTTATCAATAAACATCTGTCGGTGGTCACCGCCTATGCTGATTTAGGCAGCATCGCGGGTTTTGATAATCAGCAAGGCTGGTATCTGTCGCTGGAGGGCGCGCTATGA
- a CDS encoding group I truncated hemoglobin, protein MSHVLRKFLPLTTALSLTTVLLAGCTLPDANTTTPGENASPPTLYQALGGETGVAAVVDGLLARIARDPRIVQHFEETDIAIFRERLIEHLCAVTDGGCVYQGESMADSHKGLNITQADFDALVGHLIESLKAQQIPTSTRNALLKRLAPMYSDVTYQ, encoded by the coding sequence ATGAGCCATGTATTACGCAAGTTTCTCCCATTAACCACAGCCCTTTCACTCACGACCGTTTTGCTTGCTGGCTGCACCCTGCCTGATGCCAACACCACAACACCCGGTGAAAACGCCAGCCCTCCAACCCTTTATCAGGCCCTCGGGGGCGAGACCGGCGTAGCGGCTGTCGTCGATGGCTTACTTGCACGTATCGCACGGGATCCCCGCATTGTGCAGCACTTCGAAGAAACGGATATTGCGATATTTCGCGAGCGCCTTATCGAACATCTGTGCGCGGTCACAGATGGCGGCTGCGTCTATCAAGGCGAAAGCATGGCAGACAGCCACAAGGGTTTGAATATCACTCAGGCCGACTTTGATGCCCTGGTGGGGCATTTGATTGAATCCCTGAAGGCACAGCAAATTCCAACATCAACCCGTAATGCGCTGCTGAAGCGCCTTGCGCCCATGTATTCCGACGTAACCTATCAGTAA
- a CDS encoding LabA-like NYN domain-containing protein encodes MKKIALFVDVQNIYYTCREAYQRQFNYRKLWQQLCSEGEIVSATAYAIHRSDDGQLKFQDALRHIGFELKLKPFIQRSDGSAKGDWDVGITIDVLETAPEVDTVILLSGDGDFALLLDKIRQKYAVEAEVYGVPSLTAKSLMEAASRFHPIDESLLL; translated from the coding sequence GTGAAAAAAATCGCCCTCTTTGTCGATGTACAAAACATCTATTACACCTGCCGTGAGGCCTATCAGCGCCAGTTTAACTATCGCAAACTCTGGCAGCAGCTCTGCAGTGAGGGGGAGATAGTCAGCGCTACTGCTTACGCCATTCATCGGAGTGACGATGGTCAGTTAAAGTTTCAGGATGCCCTTAGGCATATCGGCTTTGAGCTTAAGCTTAAGCCCTTTATTCAGCGCAGCGATGGTTCGGCCAAGGGCGATTGGGATGTGGGCATCACCATAGATGTGCTGGAGACGGCGCCCGAGGTAGATACCGTTATCCTGCTTTCCGGCGATGGGGATTTTGCCCTGTTGCTTGACAAGATAAGACAAAAATATGCCGTCGAGGCCGAGGTGTATGGCGTGCCATCGCTGACCGCCAAATCCCTGATGGAGGCCGCCAGCCGCTTTCATCCGATAGATGAGTCTTTGCTTCTCTAG
- a CDS encoding Tim44 domain-containing protein — translation MKKLFIMLAMFFAVSLATSPVVEAKKFGGNKSAGKTQQTAQSQPAATNTTATNTTAAPATAAPAAKKGMMGGMLGGLLAGGLLAALFMGEGFENIQIMDIVIIALLAFVLFKVIRMLMASKAQAQPRPAYSGAGQASTAPGQDLYRQQAEPAAFGGLGGNSGFAQPQSTVPFQLPPGFDLAAFLEGARGHYKTLQQAWNEGDLNKIQEYVSIELFNELSQQRRELEGQQHTEVMFLDAELVRATYNNELAEVSVKFSGRYRDAAEGVEEDIKEVWHLERNLLQANSPWLIVGIQQ, via the coding sequence ATGAAAAAGTTATTCATTATGCTGGCGATGTTTTTTGCCGTCAGCCTGGCAACCAGCCCCGTGGTGGAAGCAAAGAAATTCGGCGGCAATAAGTCTGCCGGTAAAACTCAGCAAACGGCGCAGTCGCAGCCTGCGGCCACCAATACCACGGCCACCAATACCACTGCAGCGCCTGCCACGGCAGCACCTGCGGCGAAAAAAGGCATGATGGGCGGTATGCTTGGCGGCCTGCTGGCAGGTGGCTTACTGGCGGCTCTCTTTATGGGTGAAGGTTTTGAAAACATCCAGATCATGGACATAGTGATCATCGCCTTGCTGGCCTTCGTGCTGTTTAAAGTCATCCGCATGCTGATGGCCTCCAAAGCACAGGCGCAGCCAAGACCAGCCTACTCAGGTGCAGGGCAAGCCAGCACCGCGCCGGGGCAGGACCTTTATCGCCAGCAGGCCGAACCCGCCGCCTTTGGAGGTCTCGGCGGCAACAGCGGCTTCGCCCAGCCCCAGAGCACAGTACCGTTTCAATTACCACCGGGGTTCGATTTAGCCGCCTTTTTGGAAGGCGCCCGCGGCCACTATAAAACCCTGCAACAGGCCTGGAATGAGGGCGACCTGAACAAAATTCAGGAATACGTGTCGATTGAGCTCTTTAACGAACTCAGCCAGCAACGCCGTGAACTCGAAGGCCAGCAGCACACCGAAGTGATGTTCCTCGATGCCGAACTGGTGCGCGCCACCTACAACAACGAGCTTGCCGAAGTGAGCGTAAAATTCAGCGGCCGCTACCGCGACGCCGCTGAAGGCGTAGAGGAAGACATCAAGGAAGTCTGGCATCTGGAGCGTAACCTGCTGCAAGCCAACTCCCCCTGGCTGATTGTGGGCATCCAGCAATAA